From Streptomyces sp. NBC_00690, a single genomic window includes:
- a CDS encoding DUF4429 domain-containing protein, which yields MGDVLAGIQATWEFESDSVLIRYERGHRTPKLLQALHERRIPHEALASVTLSPGRRGTVVLYAAPRPGADPLMEAAAGQLKEACDPYRLVLPADGKDMAEFHAGELRAALAVDADRPTERYTVAAPDAPLAFKASDGRASFDGRHVGFRWSRTGASSAKWKAGDQSFSVSELSGVEWRTPEAAEGYLRLLRRSDVLLGEESTPPARVDQDPAAVVFGVRSGPVHESLPFAAAVLESVQKSGAAPALALHTARRDPADIAERIRHLGELHQAGLVTDDEFSSKKAQLLAEL from the coding sequence ATGGGTGATGTATTGGCTGGAATTCAAGCCACATGGGAGTTTGAGTCCGACTCCGTGCTCATCCGCTATGAACGGGGACACCGAACGCCGAAGCTCTTGCAGGCGCTCCACGAACGCCGCATCCCCCACGAGGCGTTGGCATCGGTGACTCTCTCCCCGGGCAGGCGGGGGACGGTGGTGCTGTACGCGGCGCCCAGACCCGGCGCGGACCCGCTGATGGAAGCCGCGGCCGGACAGCTCAAGGAAGCGTGCGACCCCTATCGACTGGTGCTACCGGCCGATGGCAAGGACATGGCCGAGTTCCATGCCGGGGAACTGAGAGCGGCGCTGGCCGTGGACGCGGACCGACCCACCGAGCGGTACACCGTTGCCGCCCCCGACGCACCGCTGGCGTTCAAGGCGTCCGACGGAAGGGCCTCCTTCGACGGCCGGCACGTCGGCTTCCGCTGGTCCCGCACAGGGGCCTCCTCAGCGAAGTGGAAGGCGGGCGACCAGAGCTTCTCGGTGAGCGAGCTCAGCGGGGTGGAGTGGCGCACGCCCGAAGCCGCCGAAGGATATCTGCGGTTGCTGCGCCGGTCGGACGTCCTCCTCGGCGAGGAGAGCACGCCCCCCGCGCGGGTGGACCAGGATCCCGCAGCGGTCGTGTTCGGCGTCCGCAGCGGACCGGTGCACGAGTCGCTGCCCTTCGCGGCTGCGGTGTTGGAATCGGTCCAGAAGTCCGGCGCTGCGCCCGCTCTGGCCCTGCACACCGCCCGGCGCGACCCGGCGGACATCGCCGAGCGGATCAGACACCTCGGCGAACTGCATCAGGCGGGCCTGGTGACCGACGACGAGTTCAGTTCCAAGAAGGCGCAGCTGCTGGCGGAGCTCTGA